From Candidatus Methylomirabilota bacterium, one genomic window encodes:
- the nth gene encoding endonuclease III: MAEPAQAKRARAAKILARLGKAYPDARIELRFRTPLELLAATILSAQCTDERVNAVTATLFDRYRNAEDFARADPPTLEREIHSTGFFKAKARSLVGMGRALCERHGGDVPRTVDELTALPGVGRKTANVVLGNAFGIPALAVDTHVTRVSQRLGLTRADEPEEIHDDLCVLIPKPKWTRATHLLIIHGRRTCGARKPDCPRCPVLALCPWSGKTRAERGQSVVDSAADFL; the protein is encoded by the coding sequence GTGGCCGAGCCGGCGCAGGCGAAGAGGGCAAGGGCCGCCAAGATCCTGGCGCGGCTCGGGAAAGCCTATCCCGACGCCCGGATCGAGCTGCGATTCAGGACTCCGCTCGAGCTCCTGGCGGCCACCATTCTCTCGGCGCAGTGCACCGACGAGCGGGTCAATGCCGTGACGGCCACGCTCTTCGACCGCTATCGCAATGCGGAGGACTTCGCCCGGGCCGACCCGCCCACGCTCGAGCGGGAGATCCACTCGACGGGCTTCTTCAAGGCCAAGGCGCGCTCGCTCGTCGGGATGGGCCGGGCCCTCTGCGAGCGCCACGGCGGCGACGTGCCGCGAACCGTCGACGAGCTGACGGCGCTGCCGGGGGTAGGCCGGAAGACGGCCAACGTCGTCCTCGGTAACGCCTTTGGCATTCCGGCCCTGGCCGTGGACACCCACGTCACCCGCGTATCGCAGCGGCTCGGGCTCACGCGGGCCGACGAGCCTGAGGAGATCCACGACGATCTTTGCGTGCTCATCCCGAAGCCGAAGTGGACCCGGGCGACCCATCTCCTGATCATCCACGGGCGGCGGACCTGTGGGGCGCGCAAGCCCGACTGCCCCCGCTGCCCGGTTCTGGCCCTGTGCCCCTGGTCCGGCAAGACGCGGGCAGAGCGCGGGCAAAGCGTGGTTGACTCGGCTGCCGATTTCCTATAG
- a CDS encoding HIT family protein: MTAAECVMCARVAAEGPLFIADLGTSRAYLNEDQFFPGWVFVVLKRHAVELYDLEARERAAMIEDVNRLAQALAQVYRPVKMNYELLGNQVPHIHWHLVPRLTDDPEPRWPVWRVSHDPKPLPADEAARRVALIRVALA; the protein is encoded by the coding sequence ATGACGGCTGCCGAATGCGTCATGTGCGCGCGCGTCGCCGCCGAAGGCCCGCTCTTCATCGCCGACCTCGGAACGAGCCGCGCCTATCTCAACGAAGACCAGTTCTTCCCCGGCTGGGTCTTCGTCGTGCTCAAGCGCCACGCCGTCGAGCTCTACGACCTCGAGGCCCGCGAGCGGGCGGCAATGATCGAGGACGTGAACCGCCTGGCGCAGGCGCTGGCGCAAGTCTATCGGCCCGTGAAGATGAACTACGAGCTGCTCGGCAATCAGGTGCCGCACATCCACTGGCACCTGGTGCCGCGCCTTACGGACGACCCCGAGCCCCGCTGGCCGGTGTGGCGCGTGTCTCACGACCCCAAGCCACTTCCGGCTGACGAAGCCGCGCGGCGCGTCGCGCTGATCCGCGTGGCGCTCGCGTAG